The sequence TACTTTCTTTTCCAGCAGATTTTTAATTTCGATGCGTATGTTTTCAATGCCCAGTCCAAAGGGATACCTCGATGATCCCATTCCAGCCTGGGATACCCCATCTGTCATAGCAAATATTGCGTCGCCTTCTTCCAGAGGCATTTCGCTTATAAAGAGGTCTTTCCCCTTTATGGTTCTCTTGTTTTTCTTCATTTCAAGTGGTTTTTCTCCCCTGAAGAAAAGAATCACGGGAAATTCGTATTCGACTACGAAACACTTTTTTTGCTCATGGTCTATTAGAAAGGTGGAAAGGGTTGCATAACTTATGCCACGTTCTTTACAGACAGGAAGTGTAGAAAGAATGGAGCTGAATACTTCTTCTATGGGTACCCTGTTAAAAACCATAGTGGTTGCCATTGTGGCGGTTAGCGTGGATAAAATGCTCGCTTTAACTCCACTTCCCAGACCATCAGAGAGGCTCACCACGGTCTTATCCACGTCCCGCTTTATTTTTATGGTATCTCCACAGACTTCCTCTCCACCCTTGTTCTTGTACGAATAGTTAACCTCACAGGTTAGCATCATTTATCCTCCACAAATTTCCTGAAATCCATGAAATGGCTTTTTGCTTCGGCAATAGACTCCCCAAGCAAGCCAGCTATTTCCTGTGCCAGCATCATCTGCTTGCTCAATACATCTTCAATCTTTTCAAGGGATTCCTTTTTCAGCATTTTAATCCGCTCTTCTTGTTCCTTTTCTTTCGTCATATCGACGAGTATGACGACATTTCCGCTGTCTTCTGGCAATTCAAAAGTTTTAACGAAAAATCTCTTACTCTTTCCCGCAACCAATAAATCAAAGATATTTTCCCTGGATTTTTCACATTTTCTGGCTATTTCCAGCAAGGAGCTGTCAGACAGGTTTTTAAAGAAATTTCTTGCCACACGGTTTTTATAAAGAATCTGGTTGTCTTTATAAATGAGGATGATGTTTGGGGTCTCTTCCACAACGAGGTTGCTTACAGATGATACTTTATCAATCAAATAGGTGATACACATTTCCTTTTCAGCTTTTCCCTGCAAAACGGCGGCAGCTTTCTCTCTGCATGTATTGTATCCACAAGCTCCGCAATTGAGTTCCTTGGACGGGTCATCTTTACCTATGGAGAGGAGCACTTCTTGAATCGCCGATTCAGGATATTCTCTTTTGCTCGGCCTCGATTTCGTTTCCCTTTTCAGGTTGAGATGATATGAATAAGAACTGATTCTTTTTCCGGTAAGTGCATCCAGCACTTTTTTGTGGCGAAAAATACGATTTCTCTTTTCGAGAATGCTCAAATCTTTCCTGATCGCAGGCCCTTCTAAACAGCTTCCATAACAGGCTGACAGTTCTATAAACAGAGGTTCATTATACGAAGAGAAGTTTTCAAAAAACCATGCGACATTTCTGATTCCTTCAATCGATAAATGCTGGCTGAAATTTCTGGTTACAGATTGATTTATCCCGTTATTCATTGGATAGAGCCTGCCGTTTTCGGGAAATGGCGGGTCAGGAAATCTTTCGGTGAAATTTTCAATATGTAGATCTTCTGACTCGAAAAACTCGTTCAATTCTTCAAAGGTTAGAACCAGATCAAAAATCCCTTCAAGTTCCCTCTTTTTGGCTATACATGGCCCCAAAAAGATTGTTTTAAGATCTCCAAAATGCTTTTTCAGAAATCTTTGGTGAGCAACAGCGGGTGAAACGACAGAAGCAAGATAACCTGAAAGTTCGGGATAATACATCTCAGCAAAATCAACAACAACGGGACAGGCTGTTGTTATAACAGGTTTTTTTAAGTTTTCAGAAAGTTTCTTATATCTCTCAGAGACAAGATCTGCACCAACCGCTGTTTCATTGACCACCGTTGCACCATGGGATTTGAGAAATCCAATAACTTTGAAGGGATAATCAAAATGTGCAAAGAAAGAAGGAGCTACTGATACCATAAAAGGAGCTTCAAAGAACTCCTTGAATTTTTCTACATGCCTGCGGTAATTCTTGGCTTTTTGAGGACATATTTCTAAGCAGTTTCCACAGAGAATGCATTCTTCTTCAAGAATACGTGATTTTCCGCTATTAAAGCTTATTGCTTTAACCTGGCAGTTTCTCAGGCATTTATAGCAATACTGGCAGTTGGCATCGATTGAATAAATGAACTCACCCATTTACCTCATCTCTTTTCTTAATGTAGTTCTTTACCGTTTCCACCACATTTTCTGCTTTTATATCTGAAAAAATTTCCCCATCTATTTCTATGTTTATCCCGTTCATACAATTTCCGAAACAAAGAGAGCCAACAAGTTGAAGTTCAGGAAGTTCTTTCTGGAGTTCTTTCAGTTTTTGGACCACTTTATATGAGCCTTTTAAATGGCAGGAACTACCCATGCAGATTTTAACCACCATGCTCTCACCTTATTTCGTTATATATTTCACGTTATAATTTTCACGAATATTTTATTCTGATTTTTTTTGACTGTCAAATATGGTGGAAGAGATTTTTACCGAGCCCTAATTTTCTTTACTTCAACGTTACAGTGAAAGAAAGAACTTGCAGGGGTTGGAAAGAGAGTATCATTTGATACACTTAACTTGTGAGCCGCAAAACATGATGCTCGGTTAGAAAAAAGGGGGGATTAGAAATGAAGATAGATGGAATTCTTCAATGTCCAGAATGCAATGGAAAATTTTCAGTTTTTCAAGAAGCGTTCTACTGCCCTTAATACTGCCAGGAATATAGAAAGAGAGTTGGGGAATATGACTTTCTCATCTCAGGCGAAGATCAATGGGCGACACTGGGAAAAGGTTTTATGAATGGTCAGTCAGAGCTTGAGAGGAGACTGCTTGAAAGCGATGACTTTGAACCATCTCCTTCATATCTTCTTATAAAGGCAGTGTTACTCTGGGGGTTCAAAGGGGATTTTAAAGATTTTGAGAGAATTATGAAAATGGCAAGGCATGGTGTTTATACTGGTGAATATAACAATGCTATGGAAAACCCCGCTAAATATGTAATTGAGCTGCTATAAAAGGAAAATGGAGTAATAAACGAGATAAAAGCTAGGGCCGAACCATGCCTGCTTCAAAGATACTTGTGTAAAGCCTGACAAATTGCCAGTTGTTCAAACAATATTTGAATTTGCAACCATAATTACACGATCATTTTCGCTCTTAATAGGAATTTCTATATAAGTTGAAGCGCTAAGTAAATTTAGTTAAAGATACTAATCTTTTAATATAACTAAAGAAGTGTTTTTAAAATAAAGGTGCAAAAGAGGAAGGAAATGATACGTACATGTTTTTTATTTTTCCTCTGGTATTCCAAGCTCTTCGAGGGTTTTGCGAAGCCATCGCAAAGATTTTTCTATAAGAGGTCCGCCCATTCCTTCGCACTCTATACTTAAAGTTCCATCGTAACCTCTATCTTTAAGTATCTCAAGAATTTTTTTAATGTTGTCAGAATTTACACCTTCACCAACCGCGGAATGACTAATTCCTATACCTGTGTCTTTTCCTCTGAGAGAATCAGCTAAACTTTTGGAGACATCTTTTATGTGAACATGTTTTATCTTATCAATAAAACGCTTGCAAAATTCAACAGGATCTCTTCCCGCAATAAAGCTATTACCAGTGTCGAAATTTAGGCCTAACCTATTGCTATCAACAAAATTGAGCATTTTTTCAAGAAGTTCCGGGTTTGTAGTGAAATAACCATGAACTTCAATATTTATATTTATTTCATAAAGCTCGGCATATTCTATTATTGTGGAATATGCTCTTTTCATTAGCTCAAGAGCTTTTTCTTCGCTGAGGTAGACCGGTTTTTTCAGACCGTCAGTTGTAGCAATGTTTGGGCAACCAACAAGCTTTGCCCACTGGATTGATTTCAAAACGTAAGCAACCCCATAATATAACCCTTCGTTTCCAGAGAGTGGATAAGCTGCGTCAATTTGAGAAAAGCGAACATCATAATTTTCCATCAATTTTCTTGTCTTTAGTGGATCATCAGTAAGCGAAATATGCGGAAAATAACCAAGACCATGTATCCATGAAACCCCTTCTATAACACCAGATTCGATATAATGAACATCGTTCTTTTTTGCCCATTCAAGAGCCTTCTCAAAACTAAAAACTGAAGAATTAAATGCATCAGTATGAAATCCTATCTTCATTAAAAAAACACCTCCTTATTGAAGTGCTCGAACAATATTCTCTCTCTCTTTGAAGTAAGCAACGGATTCTTTTACTAAATTGTCCATAATATCCACCATGCACTTTTGGCTTGATAGAACGTATGGATCAGGATAGGGGCCTAAAGGTTCAAAGGTAAGAAATCGGCCAGGTTCGTTCATACCAATGATATAGGCTGCCATTATTACAGTATCGATGTCTATCATTCCTTTTCCGGGAGCATCACGGTTGCTATCGGCTATATGAAGGTTTATGAGCCTCTCTCCACATTTCAGTATTGCTTCACCTATATGTTTTTCTTCATTTAGCATATGATAAATATCTCCATTAATATAACTGAATGAAGATTCATTGACAGCATTAATATATTCAAGAGCATCATCTACCGTATGTATAAGACTTACTTCAGCTGAGCGAATGGGTTCAATAGCGCCAACTACATCATTTTTATCAAAATACTCTGAACAACGCTTCAATGTCTGAACGCTTCTTGAGAACTCTTCGGAATCAATTGCGGAATTTCTACCGACTGCGCTTGGAACAACTATGATATATCTTCCACCAACTTCTGAAACGTATTTTGTTAAATTTTTCAGATATTCGATAGCGTTTTCTCTTATTTCCTGGTTGGTGCTCGAAAGGTCTCGACTGGGCGGAAACAAACCACAAGCACCAGAAACTCTCATGTCATATTCTTTTAGAGCATTTTTAATTTCATCAATGCTTATTGATGTATCGCCCTTTATTTCAACGAAGTTCAACCCATTTCTTTTTAGTCTTTTCAGTGAATTTTCAAAGGGCTCAATTCCGAACATCCAGATACTCCATGAAAGGTCTAATCTTCGCATAAATTTCTTGGGATTCTTTCTTTTCTCGGTTAAATACTGCTCGCGAATCTTAAGATTTTTAATCTGAAAATTCTGTTCTTTGTACACTTTTACTCTTCTCCTTAATTGAATTAGATAACTTTCTTTCGGCCTTTGTAAGTACTGAGCATGCTTACAGCAAGGGATGCGATAATTAATGCGCCGAAGGTAACAGTTTGAAAATAAGGATTTACTCTGAGCATGTTCAGTGAATTGGAAATTAACCCCATTAATAGCACACCAAAAAACGTACCTATGATTTTTCCTTTGCCCCCAGAAAGTGGTGTCCCACCAATTACTACCGCACC comes from Kosmotoga arenicorallina S304 and encodes:
- a CDS encoding [Fe-Fe] hydrogenase large subunit C-terminal domain-containing protein — translated: MGEFIYSIDANCQYCYKCLRNCQVKAISFNSGKSRILEEECILCGNCLEICPQKAKNYRRHVEKFKEFFEAPFMVSVAPSFFAHFDYPFKVIGFLKSHGATVVNETAVGADLVSERYKKLSENLKKPVITTACPVVVDFAEMYYPELSGYLASVVSPAVAHQRFLKKHFGDLKTIFLGPCIAKKRELEGIFDLVLTFEELNEFFESEDLHIENFTERFPDPPFPENGRLYPMNNGINQSVTRNFSQHLSIEGIRNVAWFFENFSSYNEPLFIELSACYGSCLEGPAIRKDLSILEKRNRIFRHKKVLDALTGKRISSYSYHLNLKRETKSRPSKREYPESAIQEVLLSIGKDDPSKELNCGACGYNTCREKAAAVLQGKAEKEMCITYLIDKVSSVSNLVVEETPNIILIYKDNQILYKNRVARNFFKNLSDSSLLEIARKCEKSRENIFDLLVAGKSKRFFVKTFELPEDSGNVVILVDMTKEKEQEERIKMLKKESLEKIEDVLSKQMMLAQEIAGLLGESIAEAKSHFMDFRKFVEDK
- a CDS encoding (2Fe-2S) ferredoxin domain-containing protein, with amino-acid sequence MVVKICMGSSCHLKGSYKVVQKLKELQKELPELQLVGSLCFGNCMNGINIEIDGEIFSDIKAENVVETVKNYIKKRDEVNG
- a CDS encoding sugar phosphate isomerase/epimerase family protein; the encoded protein is MKIGFHTDAFNSSVFSFEKALEWAKKNDVHYIESGVIEGVSWIHGLGYFPHISLTDDPLKTRKLMENYDVRFSQIDAAYPLSGNEGLYYGVAYVLKSIQWAKLVGCPNIATTDGLKKPVYLSEEKALELMKRAYSTIIEYAELYEININIEVHGYFTTNPELLEKMLNFVDSNRLGLNFDTGNSFIAGRDPVEFCKRFIDKIKHVHIKDVSKSLADSLRGKDTGIGISHSAVGEGVNSDNIKKILEILKDRGYDGTLSIECEGMGGPLIEKSLRWLRKTLEELGIPEEK
- a CDS encoding sugar phosphate isomerase/epimerase family protein — its product is MYKEQNFQIKNLKIREQYLTEKRKNPKKFMRRLDLSWSIWMFGIEPFENSLKRLKRNGLNFVEIKGDTSISIDEIKNALKEYDMRVSGACGLFPPSRDLSSTNQEIRENAIEYLKNLTKYVSEVGGRYIIVVPSAVGRNSAIDSEEFSRSVQTLKRCSEYFDKNDVVGAIEPIRSAEVSLIHTVDDALEYINAVNESSFSYINGDIYHMLNEEKHIGEAILKCGERLINLHIADSNRDAPGKGMIDIDTVIMAAYIIGMNEPGRFLTFEPLGPYPDPYVLSSQKCMVDIMDNLVKESVAYFKERENIVRALQ